From Pseudomonadota bacterium, the proteins below share one genomic window:
- a CDS encoding peptidylprolyl isomerase — MDTVQNDAFVAIEYTLKLDSGEIVDKSPAGRPLGIVVGNGQIIPGLERALLGHKLGEAFQADVPAADGYGTVDAEMIQTMPRKNFPNGEALEVDMVFQAQTPHGAVSFRVKEILEEDVVADFNHPLAGEDLHFEVKIVEVREATEADLHAAHGCDGSHSCSGCHC, encoded by the coding sequence ATGGATACCGTTCAGAACGACGCCTTCGTGGCCATCGAATACACGTTGAAGCTCGATTCCGGCGAGATCGTGGACAAGTCCCCGGCGGGCAGGCCGCTCGGGATCGTGGTGGGCAACGGGCAGATCATTCCCGGGCTCGAGCGCGCGCTCCTCGGGCACAAGCTCGGCGAGGCGTTCCAGGCGGACGTCCCCGCGGCCGACGGCTACGGGACGGTCGACGCGGAGATGATCCAGACCATGCCGCGGAAGAACTTCCCGAACGGCGAAGCCCTCGAGGTCGACATGGTGTTCCAGGCGCAGACGCCGCACGGCGCTGTCAGCTTCCGCGTGAAGGAGATCCTCGAGGAGGACGTCGTCGCCGACTTCAACCACCCGCTCGCCGGAGAGGATCTGCACTTCGAGGTCAAGATCGTCGAGGTGCGCGAGGCCACGGAGGCGGATCTGCACGCGGCCCACGGCTGCGACGGCTCGCACAGCTGCTCGGGCTGCCACTGCTGA